A genomic segment from Bacillus cereus G9842 encodes:
- the recF gene encoding DNA replication/repair protein RecF (All proteins in this family for which functions are known are DNA-binding proteins that assist the filamentation of RecA onto DNA for the initiation of recombination or recombinational repair.) — MFISEIQLKNYRNYEKLELSFEDKVNVIIGENAQGKTNLMEAIYVLAMAKSHRTSNDRELIRWDEEFGQIKGKLQKRNSSLSLELNISKKGKKAKLNQLEQQKLSQYIGVMNVVMFAPEDLNLVKGSPQVRRRFLDMELGQIAPIYLYELSQYQKVLTQRNHLLKKMQGNSKNEETMLDVFTLQLIEHGAKILQKRFEFLHLLQEWAAPIHRGISRGLEELEIVYKPSVDVSESMDLSKIKEVYYESFQSVKQREIFRGTTLIGPHRDDLQFFVNSKNVQVFGSQGQQRTTALSLKLAEIELIYSEVKEYPILLLDDVLSELDDYRQSHLLNTIQGKVQTFVTTTSVDGIEHETLKDAKTIHVTNGTVDCEIDRA, encoded by the coding sequence TTGTTTATTTCAGAAATACAATTAAAAAACTATCGCAATTATGAAAAATTAGAGCTTTCCTTTGAAGATAAGGTAAATGTAATTATCGGCGAAAATGCACAAGGGAAAACAAACTTGATGGAAGCTATTTATGTTTTAGCGATGGCGAAATCTCATAGAACCTCTAATGATCGCGAACTTATCCGCTGGGATGAAGAGTTTGGTCAAATAAAAGGGAAATTACAAAAAAGAAACAGTTCTTTGTCTTTGGAATTAAATATTTCGAAAAAAGGTAAAAAGGCAAAATTAAATCAACTTGAACAACAAAAGTTAAGTCAATATATTGGCGTGATGAACGTTGTCATGTTTGCCCCAGAAGATTTAAATCTTGTAAAAGGAAGCCCTCAAGTAAGAAGACGCTTTTTAGATATGGAATTAGGACAAATAGCTCCTATATATTTGTATGAATTAAGTCAATATCAAAAGGTGCTCACGCAACGAAATCACTTGTTGAAAAAAATGCAAGGGAATAGTAAGAATGAGGAAACGATGTTGGATGTATTTACACTTCAACTAATTGAGCATGGTGCGAAAATACTGCAAAAACGTTTTGAATTTTTGCATTTGCTACAGGAATGGGCAGCTCCAATTCATCGCGGTATAAGCCGTGGATTAGAAGAGTTAGAAATTGTCTATAAACCAAGTGTAGATGTATCAGAATCAATGGATTTGTCGAAAATAAAAGAAGTATACTATGAAAGTTTTCAATCTGTGAAACAACGTGAAATTTTCCGTGGTACGACTTTAATTGGTCCTCATCGTGATGATTTACAATTCTTCGTTAATAGTAAAAATGTTCAAGTCTTTGGTTCGCAAGGGCAACAACGAACGACCGCACTATCCCTAAAATTAGCTGAAATTGAATTAATTTATTCAGAGGTTAAAGAATATCCAATCCTTTTGCTGGATGATGTTTTATCAGAATTAGACGATTATCGTCAATCACATCTGTTAAATACAATTCAAGGAAAGGTGCAAACATTTGTTACAACGACGAGTGTCGACGGAATTGAACACGAAACATTAAAAGATGCGAAAACAATTCATGTAACGAACGGCACGGTAGATTGTGAAATAGATAGGGCATAA
- the dnaN gene encoding DNA polymerase III subunit beta has translation MRFTIQKDYLVRGVQDVMKAVSSRTTIPILTGIKVVATEEGVTLTGSDADISIESFIPVEEDGKEIVEIAQSGSIVLQAKYFSEIVKKLPKDTVEISVENHFMTKIKSGKSEFNLNGLDSAEYPLLPQIEEHHVFKIPTDLLKHMIRQTVFAVSTSETRPILTGVNWKVYNSELTCIATDSHRLALRKAKIEGHNIADEFQANVVIPGKSLNELSKILDESEEMVDIVITEYQVLFRTKHLLFFSRLLEGNYPDTTRLIPAESKTDIFVNTKEFLQAIDRASLLARDGRNNVVKLSTLEQEMLEISSNSPEIGKVVEEVQCEKVDGEELKISFSAKYMMDALKALDSTEIKVSFTGAMRPFLIRTVNDDSIIQLILPVRTY, from the coding sequence ATGCGTTTTACAATACAAAAAGACTATCTTGTAAGAGGTGTACAAGATGTAATGAAGGCAGTTTCTTCTCGTACAACAATCCCCATCCTTACGGGAATTAAAGTTGTAGCTACTGAAGAAGGGGTTACATTAACAGGAAGCGATGCTGATATTTCTATTGAATCGTTTATTCCAGTCGAAGAAGATGGAAAAGAAATCGTAGAAATAGCTCAATCAGGAAGCATTGTTTTACAAGCAAAATATTTTAGTGAGATTGTAAAAAAACTACCTAAGGATACTGTCGAAATTTCTGTGGAAAATCATTTTATGACAAAAATAAAATCTGGAAAATCAGAGTTTAACTTAAATGGTTTAGATTCTGCAGAATATCCGTTATTACCACAGATTGAAGAACATCATGTATTTAAGATACCAACAGATTTACTTAAGCATATGATTAGACAAACTGTATTTGCAGTTTCTACTTCTGAAACAAGACCAATCTTGACAGGTGTAAACTGGAAGGTATATAACAGCGAGTTAACTTGTATTGCAACAGATAGTCATAGACTGGCACTTCGAAAAGCGAAAATCGAAGGACATAATATTGCAGATGAATTTCAAGCTAATGTTGTTATTCCAGGTAAGAGCTTAAACGAATTAAGTAAAATTCTGGATGAGTCTGAAGAGATGGTAGATATTGTAATAACTGAGTATCAAGTATTATTCCGTACAAAGCATTTATTATTCTTCTCAAGATTGTTAGAAGGAAATTATCCAGATACGACACGTTTAATTCCAGCAGAGAGTAAAACGGATATTTTTGTAAATACAAAAGAATTCCTACAAGCAATTGATCGTGCTTCACTATTAGCGAGAGATGGCCGCAATAACGTTGTCAAATTATCAACTTTAGAGCAAGAAATGCTAGAGATTTCCTCGAATTCACCAGAAATTGGAAAAGTTGTCGAAGAAGTACAATGTGAAAAAGTAGATGGAGAAGAGTTAAAAATATCTTTTAGTGCAAAATATATGATGGATGCATTGAAAGCTCTAGATAGTACAGAGATTAAAGTTAGCTTTACTGGGGCGATGAGACCGTTCTTAATTCGTACAGTAAATGATGATTCAATTATTCAATTAATTTTACCGGTTCGTACTTACTAG
- the dnaA gene encoding chromosomal replication initiator protein DnaA has translation MENISDLWNSALKELEKKVSKPSYETWLKSTTAHNLKKDVLTITAPNEFARDWLESHYSELISETLYDLTGAKLAIRFIIPQSQAEEDIDLPPVKRNPAQDDSAHLPQSMLNPKYTFDTFVIGSGNRFAHAASLAVAEAPAKAYNPLFIYGGVGLGKTHLMHAIGHYVIEHNPNAKVVYLSSEKFTNEFINSIRDNKAVDFRNKYRNVDVLLIDDIQFLAGKEQTQEEFFHTFNALHEESKQIVISSDRPPKEIPTLEDRLRSRFEWGLITDITPPDLETRIAILRKKAKAEGLDIPNEVMLYIANQIDSNIRELEGALIRVVAYSSLINKDINADLAAEALKDIIPNSKPKIISIYDIQKAVGDVYQVKLEDFKAKKRTKSVAFPRQIAMYLSRELTDSSLPKIGEEFGGRDHTTVIHAHEKISKLLKTDTQLQKQVEEINGILK, from the coding sequence TTGGAAAATATCTCTGATTTATGGAATAGTGCCTTAAAAGAATTAGAAAAAAAGGTAAGCAAGCCTAGTTATGAGACATGGTTAAAATCAACAACGGCTCATAACTTGAAGAAAGACGTATTAACGATTACAGCTCCAAATGAATTTGCTCGTGACTGGCTAGAATCTCATTACTCAGAACTAATTTCAGAAACACTATACGATTTAACAGGGGCAAAATTAGCAATTCGCTTTATTATTCCCCAAAGTCAAGCGGAAGAGGACATTGATCTTCCTCCAGTTAAGCGGAATCCAGCACAAGATGATTCAGCTCATTTACCACAGAGCATGTTAAATCCAAAATATACATTTGATACATTTGTTATCGGCTCTGGTAACCGTTTTGCCCATGCAGCTTCATTAGCTGTAGCCGAGGCGCCAGCTAAAGCGTATAATCCACTCTTTATTTACGGGGGAGTTGGGCTTGGAAAGACGCATTTAATGCACGCGATTGGCCATTATGTAATTGAACATAATCCAAATGCAAAAGTTGTATATTTATCATCAGAAAAATTCACGAATGAATTTATTAACTCTATTCGTGATAATAAAGCTGTTGATTTTCGTAATAAATATCGCAATGTAGATGTTTTATTGATAGATGATATTCAATTTCTTGCTGGAAAAGAACAAACTCAAGAAGAGTTTTTCCATACATTTAATGCATTACACGAAGAAAGTAAACAAATTGTAATTTCTAGTGATCGACCACCAAAAGAAATTCCAACTTTAGAAGATCGTCTTCGTTCTCGCTTTGAATGGGGACTTATTACAGATATTACGCCGCCAGATTTAGAGACACGAATTGCAATTTTACGCAAAAAAGCAAAAGCTGAAGGGCTTGATATACCAAATGAAGTTATGCTTTATATCGCAAATCAAATTGATTCAAATATTCGCGAATTAGAAGGTGCACTTATCCGAGTTGTAGCTTATTCATCTTTAATTAATAAAGATATTAATGCTGATTTAGCAGCTGAAGCACTTAAAGATATTATTCCAAATTCTAAGCCGAAAATTATCTCTATTTATGATATTCAAAAAGCTGTCGGAGACGTTTATCAAGTAAAATTAGAAGATTTTAAAGCGAAAAAACGTACAAAATCAGTTGCGTTTCCTCGCCAAATTGCAATGTATTTATCACGCGAACTTACGGATTCCTCTTTACCAAAAATAGGTGAAGAATTTGGTGGACGTGATCATACAACAGTTATCCATGCCCATGAAAAAATTTCTAAACTACTAAAAACCGATACGCAATTACAAAAGCAAGTTGAAGAAATTAATGGTATTTTAAAGTAG
- a CDS encoding YaaC family protein — translation MHQTSYTWQQLSFFFSSQNVQRYLARCYEKSSIQDAEKKSFENCYPFIYYLEHGKNYYELYKKAPFSIQPMLLFYGISQLFKACLLTIDPNYPESTTVLAHGVTTRKRKKQGYQFLEDEVKIQKNGLFTHVAEQLFHMKHLEAEKFNMLELMGNIPELQNLFRYSQKGSPLYKIDSTIKNELSFSVNLLDRLHMTKERFSRYIETSCKHLSMRHVPEKTNESNLLFTAPIQSWNPMYSTPLYYEHLTNTYYLPLTTDPRNPKPVLPELLVHYLLLYNLSMISRYETDWWYDLLGSYGSEDYPFIYQFLNISAQKIPYYISSFLLTEPNLFHGK, via the coding sequence ATGCATCAAACATCTTATACTTGGCAGCAGTTAAGTTTCTTTTTTTCATCTCAAAATGTACAACGTTATCTTGCCCGTTGTTATGAAAAATCCTCTATTCAGGATGCCGAAAAAAAAAGTTTTGAAAATTGTTATCCCTTTATTTATTACCTAGAACACGGGAAAAATTATTATGAATTATATAAGAAAGCTCCATTTTCTATTCAACCAATGTTGTTATTTTATGGAATTAGTCAACTTTTTAAAGCATGTCTACTAACCATTGATCCTAACTATCCTGAATCCACTACTGTTTTAGCTCATGGCGTTACAACTCGCAAACGAAAAAAACAAGGGTATCAATTTTTAGAAGATGAGGTGAAGATACAAAAAAACGGATTGTTTACTCATGTTGCAGAACAACTGTTTCACATGAAACACTTAGAAGCAGAAAAATTTAACATGCTAGAACTAATGGGAAATATTCCAGAATTACAAAATTTGTTTCGCTATAGTCAAAAAGGATCACCTTTATATAAAATCGATTCAACGATTAAAAATGAGCTCTCCTTTTCAGTCAACCTACTAGATCGATTACATATGACTAAAGAGAGATTTTCTCGCTACATTGAAACATCTTGTAAGCATTTATCAATGCGACACGTACCTGAGAAAACTAATGAATCGAATTTACTTTTTACGGCGCCCATTCAATCATGGAATCCTATGTACAGTACTCCTTTATACTATGAACATCTTACTAATACTTATTATTTACCACTTACGACTGATCCTAGAAATCCTAAGCCAGTATTACCTGAACTCCTTGTTCATTATTTATTGCTCTATAATTTAAGCATGATTTCTAGGTATGAAACAGATTGGTGGTATGACTTACTTGGAAGCTATGGCTCTGAAGATTATCCATTTATTTATCAATTTCTTAATATTTCTGCTCAAAAAATCCCTTACTATATTTCATCATTTTTACTAACAGAACCTAACCTATTTCATGGGAAATAA
- the yaaA gene encoding S4 domain-containing protein YaaA: MKHIKISTEYITLGQFLKLADVIDTGGAVKWFLQEYEVYVNNELENRRGRKLYANDVIEIPGSGTFQVQA; this comes from the coding sequence ATGAAACATATTAAAATTTCAACAGAGTATATTACACTAGGACAATTTTTAAAGTTAGCTGATGTAATTGATACAGGTGGCGCTGTAAAATGGTTTTTACAAGAATATGAAGTGTACGTGAACAACGAACTTGAAAATAGAAGAGGTCGCAAACTATATGCGAATGATGTTATTGAAATTCCAGGAAGCGGAACTTTCCAAGTTCAGGCATAA
- the guaB gene encoding IMP dehydrogenase produces MWESKFVKEGLTFDDVLLVPARSDILPREVSVKTVLSESLQLNIPLISAGMDTVTEADMAIAMARQGGLGIIHKNMSIEQQAEQVDKVKRSESGVISDPFFLTPEHQVYDAEHLMGKYRISGVPVVNNLDERKLVGIITNRDMRFIQDYSIKISDVMTKEQLITAPVGTTLEEAEKILQKYKIEKLPLVDNNGVLQGLITIKDIEKVIEFPNSAKDKQGRLLVGAAVGVTADAMLRIDALVKASVDAIVLDTAHGHSKGVIDKVKEVRAKYPSLNIIAGNVATAEATKALIEAGANVVKVGIGPGSICTTRVVAGVGVPQLTAVYDCATEARKHGIPVIADGGVKYSGDMVKALAAGAHVVMLGSMFAGVAESPGETEIYQGRQFKVYRGMGSVGAMEKGSKDRYFQEGNKKLVPEGIEGRVPYKGPLADTVHQLVGGLRAGMGYCGAQDLEFLRENAQFIRMSGAGLRESHPHHVQITKEAPNYSL; encoded by the coding sequence ATGTGGGAATCTAAATTTGTTAAAGAAGGTTTGACTTTTGATGATGTATTACTTGTACCAGCTAGGTCAGATATATTACCAAGAGAAGTAAGTGTTAAAACAGTTTTATCTGAAAGCTTACAGCTAAACATCCCGTTAATTAGTGCAGGAATGGATACAGTAACAGAAGCTGACATGGCTATTGCAATGGCTCGCCAAGGTGGTTTAGGAATTATTCATAAGAATATGTCTATTGAGCAACAAGCAGAGCAAGTTGATAAAGTAAAGCGCTCTGAAAGCGGCGTTATTTCAGATCCTTTCTTCTTAACTCCAGAACATCAAGTATATGATGCAGAACATCTTATGGGAAAATATCGTATCTCAGGTGTACCGGTTGTAAATAATTTAGATGAGCGAAAATTAGTTGGTATTATTACAAACCGTGATATGCGTTTCATCCAAGACTACTCAATCAAAATTTCTGACGTAATGACAAAAGAACAGTTAATTACAGCTCCAGTTGGTACTACACTGGAAGAAGCTGAAAAGATCCTACAAAAGTATAAAATTGAAAAACTCCCTCTTGTTGATAATAACGGTGTATTACAAGGGCTTATTACAATAAAAGATATTGAAAAAGTAATTGAATTTCCAAACTCTGCTAAGGATAAGCAAGGACGCTTATTAGTTGGAGCAGCAGTTGGTGTAACAGCTGATGCTATGCTTCGTATAGATGCATTAGTAAAAGCTAGTGTAGATGCAATTGTACTTGATACAGCCCATGGGCATTCTAAAGGTGTTATTGATAAGGTAAAAGAAGTTCGTGCTAAATATCCATCATTAAATATCATCGCTGGAAATGTTGCTACAGCTGAAGCAACGAAAGCATTAATTGAAGCTGGTGCAAACGTAGTTAAAGTTGGTATTGGACCAGGTTCTATTTGTACAACACGCGTTGTAGCTGGTGTTGGTGTACCACAATTAACAGCAGTTTATGATTGTGCAACCGAAGCTCGTAAACACGGTATTCCAGTTATCGCTGATGGCGGTGTTAAGTACTCTGGTGATATGGTGAAAGCTTTAGCAGCAGGAGCACATGTTGTTATGCTAGGTAGTATGTTTGCTGGTGTTGCCGAAAGTCCTGGAGAAACTGAAATTTACCAAGGTCGTCAATTTAAAGTGTATCGTGGTATGGGTTCTGTCGGTGCGATGGAAAAAGGAAGTAAAGATCGTTACTTCCAAGAAGGAAATAAAAAACTTGTCCCAGAAGGTATCGAAGGACGAGTGCCATATAAAGGACCTTTAGCAGATACAGTTCACCAATTAGTTGGTGGCTTACGTGCGGGTATGGGATATTGCGGGGCACAGGATTTAGAATTCTTACGCGAGAATGCACAATTCATTCGTATGTCAGGTGCTGGCTTACGTGAAAGCCATCCTCATCACGTACAAATTACAAAAGAGGCTCCAAACTACTCATTATAA
- the gyrB gene encoding DNA topoisomerase (ATP-hydrolyzing) subunit B → MEQKQMQENAYDESQIQVLEGLEAVRKRPGMYIGSTSGKGLHHLVWEIVDNSIDEALAGYCDEINVSIEEDNSILVTDNGRGIPVGIQEKMGRPAVEVIMTVLHAGGKFGGGGYKVSGGLHGVGASVVNALSTELEVFVHRDGKIHYQKYERGIPVADLKVIGDTDKTGTITRFKPDPEIFKETTEYEFDTLATRMRELAFLNRNIKLTIEDKREHKQKKEFHYEGGIKSYVEHLNRSKQPIHEEPVYVEGSKDGIQVEVALQYNEGYTNHIYSFTNNIHTYEGGTHEVGFKTALTRVINDYGRKNNILKDADSNLTGEDVREGLTAIVSIKHPNPQFEGQTKTKLGNSEARTITESVFSEAFEKFLLENPNVARKIVDKGTMAARARVAAKKARELTRRKSALEVSSLPGKLADCSSKDPAISEIYIVEGDSAGGSAKQGRDRHFQAILPLKGKIINVEKARLDKILSNDEVRTIITAIGTNIGGDFDIEKARYHKVIIMTDADVDGAHIRTLLLTFFYRYMRQIIECGYIYIAQPPLFKVQQGKKIQYAYNDKELEKILAELPAQPKPGIQRYKGLGEMNPTQLWETTMDPEVRSLLQVSLQDAIEADETFEILMGDKVEPRRNFIQENAKYVKNLDI, encoded by the coding sequence ATGGAACAAAAACAAATGCAAGAAAATGCATATGATGAAAGTCAGATACAGGTACTTGAAGGACTAGAGGCAGTTCGGAAACGTCCGGGTATGTATATTGGATCTACGAGTGGAAAGGGACTTCACCACCTTGTATGGGAGATTGTCGATAATAGTATCGATGAAGCGTTAGCAGGATATTGTGATGAAATTAACGTTAGTATCGAAGAAGATAATAGTATTCTTGTAACGGATAATGGACGTGGTATTCCAGTTGGTATACAAGAAAAAATGGGACGTCCTGCAGTAGAGGTTATTATGACTGTCCTCCACGCTGGTGGTAAATTTGGCGGTGGCGGTTACAAAGTTTCTGGTGGTTTGCACGGTGTTGGTGCATCTGTTGTAAATGCCTTATCAACAGAATTAGAAGTATTTGTACATCGTGATGGTAAAATCCATTACCAAAAATACGAAAGAGGTATTCCGGTTGCAGATTTAAAAGTCATCGGTGATACAGATAAGACTGGAACAATAACTCGCTTTAAACCGGATCCAGAAATTTTTAAAGAGACGACAGAATATGAATTCGATACGCTAGCGACTCGTATGCGTGAGTTGGCGTTTTTAAATCGTAATATTAAATTAACAATTGAAGATAAACGTGAACATAAGCAAAAGAAAGAGTTCCACTATGAAGGTGGAATTAAATCATATGTTGAACATTTAAATCGTTCAAAACAACCAATTCATGAAGAGCCTGTATATGTAGAAGGTTCAAAAGATGGTATTCAAGTTGAAGTTGCGCTTCAATATAACGAAGGATATACAAATCATATTTACTCATTTACAAATAATATTCATACGTATGAAGGTGGTACACATGAGGTAGGATTTAAAACTGCCTTAACACGTGTGATTAACGATTATGGTCGTAAAAATAACATTTTAAAAGATGCGGATAGTAATTTGACTGGTGAAGATGTTCGTGAAGGTTTAACAGCAATTGTGTCAATTAAACATCCAAATCCACAATTTGAAGGGCAAACGAAGACGAAACTTGGAAATAGTGAAGCGAGGACGATTACGGAGTCAGTATTCTCTGAGGCTTTTGAAAAATTCTTACTGGAAAATCCCAATGTTGCACGTAAGATTGTAGATAAAGGAACGATGGCAGCACGTGCGCGTGTAGCAGCTAAAAAAGCTCGTGAGCTAACTCGCCGAAAGAGTGCTTTAGAAGTTTCAAGTTTACCAGGGAAATTGGCAGATTGTTCTTCTAAAGATCCAGCAATTAGTGAAATTTATATCGTAGAGGGTGACTCTGCGGGTGGATCTGCAAAACAAGGACGCGATCGTCATTTTCAAGCAATTTTACCGCTGAAGGGTAAAATTATTAATGTTGAAAAGGCACGCTTAGATAAGATTTTATCAAATGATGAAGTTCGTACAATTATTACGGCGATTGGTACAAATATTGGTGGGGACTTCGATATCGAAAAAGCACGCTATCATAAAGTTATTATTATGACCGATGCCGATGTTGATGGTGCGCATATTCGTACCCTATTATTAACGTTCTTCTATCGTTATATGCGTCAAATAATTGAGTGTGGATATATATATATCGCACAGCCACCGTTGTTTAAGGTGCAACAAGGTAAAAAAATTCAATATGCTTATAATGATAAAGAACTTGAAAAAATATTAGCTGAGTTACCAGCCCAGCCGAAACCAGGAATTCAACGTTATAAAGGTCTTGGAGAGATGAATCCAACTCAGCTATGGGAGACGACAATGGATCCAGAAGTACGTTCGTTACTTCAAGTTTCTCTTCAAGATGCAATAGAAGCAGATGAAACATTTGAAATTTTAATGGGTGATAAAGTGGAACCACGTCGTAACTTTATCCAAGAGAATGCAAAATACGTGAAAAACCTTGATATTTAA
- the gyrA gene encoding DNA gyrase subunit A, whose product MSDNQQQARIREINISHEMRTSFLDYAMSVIVSRALPDVRDGLKPVHRRVLYAMNDLGITADKAYKKSARIVGEVIGKYHPHGDSAVYETMVRMAQDFSQRYMLVDGHGNFGSVDGDSAAAMRYTEARMSKISMELIRDISKNTIDYQDNYDGSEREPIVLPARFPNLLVNGTTGIAVGMATNIPPHQLGEVIDGVLALSHNPDITIAELMEYIPGPDFPTSGLILGRSGIRRAYETGRGSIMLRAKVEIEEKSNGKQSIIVTELPYQVNKARLIEKIAELVRDKKIEGITDLRDESDRNGMRIVMEVRRDANANVLLNNLYKHTALQTSFGINMLSLVNGEPQVLNLKQNLYHYLEHQKVVIRRRTAYELEKAEARAHILEGLRIALDHLDEVITLIRSSKTADIAKQGLMERFGLSEKQAQAILDMRLQRLTGLEREKIEQEYQDLMNLIAELKAILADEEKVLEIIREELTEVKERFNDKRRTEITIGGMEFIEDEDLIPEQNIAITLTHNGYIKRLPASTYKTQNRGGRGVQGMGTNDDDFVEHLLTTSTHDHILFFTNKGKVYRTKGYEIPEYSRTAKGLPIINLLGVDKGEWINAIIPIREFGDDQFLFFTTKQGISKRTPLSSFANIRTNGLIAISLREEDEVISVRLTSGDKDIIVGTSNGMLIRFNEQDVRSMGRNAAGVKAITLGEEDQVVGMEIVEEDTNVLIVTKNGYGKRTPVEEYRLQSRGGKGLKTCNITDKNGKLVAVKSVTGEEDIMLITAAGVIIRMPVDQISQMGRNTQGVRLIRLEDEQEVATVAKAQKDEEEESNEEVSSEE is encoded by the coding sequence ATGTCAGACAATCAACAACAAGCACGAATTCGAGAAATTAATATTAGTCATGAAATGCGTACCTCATTTTTAGATTACGCAATGAGTGTTATCGTATCTCGTGCATTACCAGATGTTCGTGATGGATTAAAACCTGTGCATCGTAGGGTTTTATATGCGATGAATGATTTAGGAATTACAGCTGATAAAGCGTATAAGAAATCAGCACGTATTGTCGGTGAAGTAATCGGGAAGTATCACCCTCATGGTGATTCAGCCGTTTATGAAACAATGGTACGTATGGCGCAAGATTTCAGTCAACGTTATATGCTTGTAGATGGGCATGGTAACTTCGGTTCTGTAGATGGAGATTCAGCAGCGGCAATGCGTTATACAGAGGCAAGAATGTCTAAGATTTCTATGGAATTAATACGTGATATTTCAAAAAATACAATTGATTATCAAGATAACTACGATGGTTCGGAAAGAGAGCCGATTGTATTACCAGCGCGTTTTCCTAATTTATTAGTAAACGGTACGACAGGTATTGCAGTTGGTATGGCAACAAATATTCCGCCGCATCAACTTGGCGAAGTAATTGATGGTGTGTTGGCATTAAGTCATAACCCGGATATTACTATAGCGGAGTTAATGGAATATATTCCTGGACCAGACTTCCCGACATCAGGTTTAATCTTAGGTCGAAGTGGCATCCGTAGAGCTTATGAAACAGGGCGCGGTTCTATTATGCTTCGTGCCAAAGTTGAAATTGAAGAGAAATCAAATGGTAAACAATCTATTATCGTAACGGAACTACCTTATCAAGTTAATAAGGCACGATTAATTGAAAAAATCGCAGAATTAGTTCGCGATAAGAAAATTGAAGGTATTACAGATTTACGTGATGAATCAGACCGAAATGGTATGCGTATTGTCATGGAAGTACGTCGTGACGCCAATGCAAACGTACTATTAAACAATCTATATAAACATACAGCACTTCAGACAAGTTTCGGTATTAATATGTTGTCTCTTGTAAATGGAGAGCCTCAAGTACTAAATTTAAAACAAAACTTATATCATTATTTGGAGCACCAGAAGGTAGTAATCCGTAGACGTACTGCGTATGAATTAGAAAAAGCAGAGGCACGTGCTCATATTTTAGAAGGATTACGAATTGCTTTAGATCATCTTGATGAAGTTATTACGTTAATTCGTAGTTCAAAAACGGCTGATATTGCAAAGCAAGGCTTAATGGAACGTTTCGGTTTAAGTGAGAAACAAGCGCAAGCGATTTTAGATATGCGTCTGCAACGTTTAACTGGATTAGAACGTGAAAAAATCGAGCAAGAATATCAAGATTTAATGAATTTAATTGCTGAATTAAAAGCGATTTTAGCAGATGAAGAGAAAGTTCTTGAGATTATTCGTGAAGAATTAACAGAAGTAAAAGAGCGTTTCAACGATAAGAGACGAACAGAAATTACAATTGGCGGTATGGAATTTATTGAAGATGAAGATTTAATTCCTGAGCAAAATATTGCAATTACGTTAACTCATAACGGTTATATTAAGAGGTTACCAGCTTCTACGTACAAAACACAGAACCGTGGGGGACGTGGTGTACAAGGAATGGGTACGAATGATGATGACTTTGTTGAACACTTATTAACAACGTCTACTCATGATCATATTTTATTCTTTACAAACAAGGGTAAAGTATACCGTACGAAAGGATATGAAATCCCAGAGTATAGTCGTACTGCAAAAGGGCTACCAATTATTAACCTATTAGGGGTAGATAAGGGTGAGTGGATCAATGCCATTATTCCAATTCGTGAATTTGGTGACGACCAGTTCTTATTCTTTACAACGAAACAAGGTATTTCTAAGAGAACGCCACTTTCATCATTTGCAAATATACGTACGAACGGTTTAATTGCAATTTCGCTTCGTGAAGAAGATGAAGTGATTTCTGTACGTTTAACATCTGGCGATAAAGATATTATCGTAGGGACAAGCAACGGTATGTTAATTCGCTTCAATGAACAAGATGTACGTTCTATGGGCCGTAATGCAGCTGGTGTAAAAGCTATTACATTAGGCGAAGAGGACCAAGTAGTAGGTATGGAAATTGTTGAAGAAGATACGAATGTCTTAATTGTAACGAAAAACGGGTATGGTAAGCGTACTCCAGTTGAAGAGTATCGACTACAAAGCCGTGGTGGTAAAGGTCTTAAAACTTGTAACATTACAGATAAAAACGGTAAGTTAGTAGCGGTTAAGTCTGTAACAGGTGAAGAAGACATCATGCTAATTACAGCCGCAGGCGTTATTATTCGTATGCCGGTTGATCAAATCTCTCAAATGGGACGTAATACACAAGGTGTTCGTCTAATTCGTTTAGAGGATGAGCAAGAGGTAGCGACAGTAGCAAAAGCACAGAAAGATGAAGAAGAAGAATCTAATGAAGAGGTTTCTTCTGAAGAATAA